The following are encoded together in the Streptococcus oralis genome:
- the csn2-St gene encoding CRISPR-associated protein Csn2-St gives MKMNISHPYKDKISLSFGQFTQIVGQDQQLKYYIWQILLWYFGGKKYSEEDLVLFEQNEPKILIDDTMVSRSEFSVVQVSNINDLIEQMEYKKGTVAYDYIKKKINSIEIMEQIENINDNLDRISLLLNQKLNLQLGDIIYHTEAKYFNTDQLIQKNFLPYFGTNDKNISFEFVDNKIKFLLFLSMLEVMATNSSEKFLLVLRNLDDFLSYNDFVECCEKMEFLTNHSDSLYIVLFPSNEGYLHVTKEVLEEINIVSDYVYHFYSLEFMYNRFTNQYPINQIPDEQEFLTSLRKIGSYLFSSDILHMSLSVEDQVALRILNNLYQYKMKTKFRIESVNPMLLKYLEE, from the coding sequence ATGAAAATGAACATTAGTCATCCATACAAGGATAAAATTTCATTAAGTTTTGGTCAATTTACTCAAATTGTAGGTCAAGATCAGCAATTAAAATACTATATTTGGCAGATACTATTATGGTATTTTGGAGGAAAAAAATATAGTGAGGAAGATTTAGTTCTATTTGAACAAAATGAGCCTAAAATACTAATAGACGATACAATGGTTTCCCGATCAGAATTCAGTGTTGTTCAAGTGTCCAATATCAATGATTTAATTGAACAAATGGAATATAAAAAAGGAACAGTAGCCTATGATTATATAAAGAAAAAGATTAATTCTATAGAGATAATGGAGCAAATTGAAAATATCAATGACAATCTAGATAGGATTTCACTTCTATTGAATCAGAAGTTGAATCTTCAATTAGGTGATATTATCTATCATACCGAAGCAAAATATTTTAATACGGATCAATTGATTCAAAAGAATTTTTTACCATATTTTGGAACAAATGATAAAAATATATCCTTTGAGTTTGTAGATAATAAGATAAAGTTTTTATTATTTCTTTCTATGTTAGAAGTTATGGCGACAAACAGTTCTGAAAAGTTTTTGCTTGTCTTACGAAATTTGGACGATTTTCTATCCTATAATGATTTTGTTGAATGTTGTGAGAAAATGGAGTTTCTGACTAATCATAGCGATTCATTATATATTGTTTTATTTCCTTCCAATGAAGGTTATCTTCATGTCACGAAAGAAGTTTTAGAGGAAATCAATATTGTTTCCGATTATGTTTATCATTTTTATTCGCTAGAATTTATGTATAATCGCTTTACCAATCAGTATCCAATAAATCAAATACCTGATGAACAAGAATTTTTAACTTCTTTAAGAAAAATTGGATCATATTTATTTAGCTCGGACATTCTCCACATGAGTTTATCTGTAGAAGATCAAGTAGCATTAAGAATTTTGAATAATTTGTATCAGTACAAAATGAAAACAAAATTCCGTATTGAATCAGTCAATCCAATGTTATTGAAATATTTGGAAGAATAG
- the cas2 gene encoding CRISPR-associated endonuclease Cas2, translating into MRYEALRLLCFFDLPMETNQEKRVYRNFRKDLIANGFEMLQFSVYYRTCPNRSFASKFYKKLSQSNLPSGNVRLLAVTEKQFSEMVLIIGGKTKQEEVVSDNKLVVI; encoded by the coding sequence ATGAGGTATGAAGCATTGAGATTATTGTGTTTTTTTGATCTACCAATGGAAACAAATCAAGAAAAAAGAGTCTATCGTAATTTTCGGAAAGATTTAATTGCAAATGGTTTTGAAATGTTACAGTTTTCTGTTTATTATAGAACCTGTCCGAACCGAAGTTTTGCTAGTAAATTCTATAAAAAATTAAGTCAGAGTAATCTGCCAAGTGGGAATGTCCGTTTGCTAGCAGTGACTGAGAAACAATTTTCTGAAATGGTTTTAATCATTGGTGGAAAAACAAAGCAAGAAGAAGTAGTCAGTGATAATAAGTTGGTAGTTATATGA
- the cas1 gene encoding type II CRISPR-associated endonuclease Cas1, producing MTWRIVHVCQSEKMQLKLDSLLIKKMGQDYVVPLSDISIIVAEGGETVVTLRLLSALSKYNIALIVCDNEHLPTGIYHSQNGHFRAYKKLQEQLLWTQEQKDKLWQIVTYFKINNQQDVLAMFEKNIDCIQLLADYKDHIEYGDKTNREGHDAKVYFNELFGKKFVRLTQHETDVINAGLNYGYAIMRAQMARIISGYGLNPLIGIFHKNEYNQFNLVDDLMEPFRQIIDVWVYQNLRDEEYLKYEFRLALTDTLNAKIRYGKETCSVTVAMDKYVKGFLKCISDKDTSKFYCPMVSSVEWS from the coding sequence ATGACTTGGAGAATTGTGCATGTCTGTCAGAGTGAAAAAATGCAATTGAAGTTGGATAGCCTTTTAATTAAGAAAATGGGTCAAGACTATGTCGTCCCACTGAGTGATATTTCGATAATTGTAGCAGAAGGAGGGGAGACTGTTGTAACTTTAAGGTTATTAAGTGCTTTAAGTAAGTATAATATTGCCTTAATTGTCTGTGATAATGAGCACTTGCCTACAGGAATTTATCATTCTCAAAACGGCCATTTTAGAGCCTATAAAAAATTACAGGAGCAATTATTGTGGACGCAGGAGCAAAAAGATAAATTATGGCAAATAGTAACCTATTTCAAAATAAACAATCAGCAAGATGTTCTTGCAATGTTTGAGAAAAATATTGATTGTATCCAATTATTAGCAGACTATAAAGATCATATTGAATATGGAGATAAAACCAATCGTGAAGGCCATGATGCCAAAGTTTATTTTAATGAATTGTTTGGTAAGAAATTTGTACGACTTACTCAACATGAAACAGATGTCATCAATGCTGGTCTAAATTATGGTTATGCAATCATGAGAGCGCAGATGGCACGTATTATTTCTGGGTATGGGTTAAATCCCTTAATAGGAATTTTCCATAAGAATGAATATAACCAATTTAACCTGGTTGATGATCTAATGGAACCTTTTCGGCAGATTATCGATGTCTGGGTCTATCAAAATTTACGAGATGAAGAGTATTTGAAATATGAATTTCGTCTTGCGTTGACGGATACACTAAATGCGAAGATTCGTTATGGGAAAGAAACGTGTTCTGTAACGGTAGCAATGGATAAATATGTCAAGGGTTTTCTAAAATGTATCTCTGATAAGGATACCAGTAAATTTTACTGTCCAATGGTGTCGAGTGTAGAATGGAGCTAA
- the cas9 gene encoding type II CRISPR RNA-guided endonuclease Cas9 (Cas9, originally named Csn1, is the large, multifunctional signature protein of type II CRISPR/Cas systems. It is well known even to general audiences because its RNA-guided endonuclease activity has made it a popular tool for custom editing of eukaryotic genomes.) — MNGLVLGLDIGIASVGVGILEKNSGKIIHANSRLFPAATADNNVERRKNRQVRRLHRRKKHRGVRLKDLFEDYGFLTDFSKVSINLNPYRLRVDGLNQQLTNEELFIALKNIVKRRGISYLDDASEDGGTVSSDYGKAVEENRKLLAEQTPSQIQLERFEKYGQVRGDFTVVENGQKCRLINVFSTSAYRKEAERILRKQQEFNSKITDEFIEDCLKILTGKRKYYHGPGNEKSRTDYGRFRTDGTTLDNIFGILIGKCTFYPDEYRASKASYTAQEFNLLNDLNNLTVPTETKKLSEEQKKTIIEYAKLAKTLGASTLLKYIAKMIDASVDQIRGYRVDVNNKPEMHTFEVYRKMQSLETISVGELSRNVLDELAHILTLNTEREGIEEAINTKLKDSFSQDQVLELVQFRKNNSSLFSKGWHNFSLKLMMELIPELYETSEEQMTILTRLGKQKSKETSKRTKYIDEKELAEEIYNPVVAKSVRQAIKIINEATKKHGIFDNIVIEMARENNEEDAKKDYIKRQKANQDEKNAAMEKAAFQYNGKKELPDSIFHGYKELATKIRLWHQQGEKCLYTGKNIPISDLIHNQYKYEIDHILPLSLSFDDSLSNKVLVLATANQEKGQRTPFQALDSMDDGWSYREFKSYVKESKLLGNKKKEYLLTEEDISKIEVKQKFIERNLVDTRYSSRVVLNALQDFYKAHKFDTTISVVRGQFTSQLRRKWGLEKSRETYHHHAVDALIIAASSQLRLWKKQNNPLISYKEGQFVDSETGEIISLTDDEYKELVFKAPYDHFVDTLRSKTFEDSILFSYQVDSKFNRKISDATIYATRKAKLDKEKSEETYVLGKIKDIYSQAGYDAFIKIYNKDKSKFLMYHKDPQTFEKVIEEILRTYPSKELNDKNKEIPCNPFEKYRQENGPIRKYSKKSNGPEIKSLKYYDNKLGNHIDITPESSDNQVVLQSLKPWRTDVYFNHQTKKYELMGLKYSDLYFEKGTGKYKISKEKYDNIKKIEGVVETSEFKFTLYKNNLILIKDVEKGQEQLFRFLSRNNKGKHQVQLKPMNKSDFEKGEKLIDIFGTVPNSTTQCVKGLNKSNISIFKVKTDVLGKKHIIKKEGDEPKLKF; from the coding sequence ATGAATGGTTTAGTTTTAGGATTGGATATTGGTATTGCATCCGTAGGAGTGGGAATTCTAGAAAAAAATTCTGGAAAGATTATCCATGCGAATTCTCGTCTTTTTCCAGCTGCAACAGCTGATAATAATGTTGAAAGAAGAAAAAATAGACAGGTTCGACGATTACATCGTAGGAAAAAACACCGTGGTGTTCGCCTTAAGGATTTATTTGAAGACTATGGTTTTTTAACTGATTTTTCTAAGGTATCCATTAATCTTAATCCATATCGACTTCGTGTAGATGGCTTGAATCAGCAACTAACGAATGAAGAGCTGTTCATAGCTTTAAAGAACATTGTTAAGAGACGTGGTATTAGCTATTTAGATGATGCTTCTGAGGATGGGGGTACAGTATCGTCTGATTATGGTAAGGCAGTTGAAGAAAATAGAAAATTACTTGCTGAACAAACACCTAGTCAAATCCAACTAGAACGTTTCGAAAAATATGGTCAGGTAAGAGGAGATTTCACTGTTGTGGAAAATGGTCAGAAATGCCGATTGATCAATGTTTTTTCAACATCTGCTTATAGAAAAGAAGCTGAAAGAATTCTTAGAAAACAGCAGGAATTCAATAGTAAAATTACAGATGAATTTATAGAGGATTGTCTAAAAATCCTTACAGGGAAAAGAAAATATTATCATGGACCAGGTAATGAAAAATCTCGGACGGATTATGGACGTTTCAGAACAGACGGTACGACGTTAGATAATATTTTTGGTATTTTAATTGGAAAATGTACATTTTATCCGGATGAATACAGAGCTTCAAAAGCTTCCTATACTGCTCAAGAGTTTAACTTACTAAATGATTTAAATAATTTAACAGTTCCTACAGAAACAAAGAAACTTAGTGAGGAACAAAAGAAAACAATCATTGAATATGCGAAATTAGCGAAAACATTAGGAGCATCAACCTTATTGAAGTACATTGCTAAAATGATTGATGCTTCAGTAGATCAGATACGTGGTTATCGTGTTGATGTAAACAATAAACCTGAAATGCATACTTTTGAAGTCTATCGAAAAATGCAATCGCTAGAAACAATTTCAGTTGGGGAATTGTCTAGAAATGTTCTAGATGAGCTTGCCCATATTTTAACTCTAAATACTGAACGAGAAGGTATAGAAGAAGCGATAAACACAAAGTTAAAGGATTCTTTTAGTCAAGACCAAGTACTTGAATTGGTTCAATTTAGAAAAAATAATAGCAGTCTATTTAGTAAGGGATGGCATAATTTTTCTCTTAAACTCATGATGGAATTGATACCAGAACTCTATGAAACTTCAGAAGAGCAAATGACAATTCTCACACGATTGGGGAAACAAAAATCTAAAGAAACATCAAAAAGAACAAAGTATATTGATGAAAAAGAATTAGCAGAAGAAATTTATAACCCTGTAGTAGCAAAATCTGTCAGACAGGCCATAAAGATAATCAACGAAGCAACTAAAAAACATGGTATCTTTGATAATATCGTTATCGAAATGGCGCGTGAAAATAACGAAGAAGACGCTAAGAAAGATTATATAAAACGTCAAAAGGCAAACCAAGATGAGAAAAATGCAGCTATGGAAAAGGCTGCATTCCAATACAATGGGAAAAAAGAGTTACCAGATAGTATTTTTCATGGGTATAAGGAATTGGCTACTAAGATTCGTTTATGGCACCAGCAGGGAGAGAAGTGTCTCTATACTGGGAAGAACATTCCAATTTCAGATTTAATTCACAATCAGTACAAGTACGAAATTGACCATATTTTACCTCTTTCTTTATCGTTTGATGATAGTCTATCTAATAAAGTATTGGTTCTAGCTACAGCAAACCAGGAGAAGGGACAGCGAACACCGTTTCAGGCTTTAGATAGTATGGATGATGGTTGGTCCTACCGTGAGTTTAAATCTTATGTAAAAGAGTCTAAATTATTAGGTAATAAAAAGAAAGAGTACCTTTTAACGGAAGAAGATATTAGTAAAATTGAAGTGAAGCAGAAATTCATCGAACGGAATTTAGTTGACACTCGATATTCTTCTCGAGTTGTTTTAAATGCTCTACAAGATTTTTATAAAGCGCATAAATTCGATACAACTATTTCGGTGGTACGTGGACAATTTACCTCTCAGCTAAGAAGAAAGTGGGGACTTGAAAAATCTCGTGAAACCTATCACCACCATGCTGTGGATGCCTTAATTATTGCTGCTTCGAGTCAATTAAGATTATGGAAAAAACAGAATAATCCTTTGATTTCTTATAAAGAAGGACAATTCGTTGATTCAGAGACAGGAGAAATTATTTCGTTAACTGATGATGAATATAAAGAGTTAGTGTTTAAAGCGCCATATGATCATTTTGTTGATACATTGCGTAGCAAGACATTTGAGGATAGTATTCTATTTTCTTATCAAGTAGATTCAAAATTTAATCGAAAAATTTCAGATGCTACGATTTATGCAACAAGAAAAGCGAAATTGGATAAAGAGAAGTCTGAAGAAACTTATGTTTTAGGTAAGATTAAAGATATTTATAGTCAAGCAGGATATGATGCTTTCATTAAAATTTATAATAAAGATAAGAGTAAATTCTTGATGTATCACAAAGATCCACAAACATTTGAAAAAGTGATTGAAGAAATTTTAAGAACCTATCCTTCTAAAGAATTGAACGATAAAAATAAAGAGATCCCTTGCAATCCTTTTGAGAAATATAGACAAGAAAATGGGCCTATTCGAAAGTACAGTAAAAAAAGTAATGGTCCAGAAATTAAAAGTCTTAAATACTATGATAATAAACTAGGTAATCACATTGATATCACACCAGAAAGTAGTGATAATCAAGTGGTTCTTCAGTCACTTAAGCCTTGGAGGACAGATGTTTATTTTAATCATCAGACTAAAAAATATGAATTGATGGGTTTGAAATATTCTGATTTATATTTTGAAAAAGGAACTGGAAAATATAAGATTTCAAAAGAAAAATATGATAATATTAAAAAAATAGAGGGTGTTGTTGAAACATCTGAATTTAAGTTCACTTTATATAAAAATAATTTGATTTTAATAAAGGATGTTGAAAAAGGTCAAGAACAATTGTTTAGATTTTTATCTAGAAATAATAAAGGAAAACATCAAGTTCAATTAAAACCAATGAATAAATCAGATTTTGAAAAAGGTGAAAAATTGATTGATATTTTTGGCACAGTACCAAACAGTACAACACAATGTGTAAAGGGATTAAATAAATCAAATATTTCTATTTTTAAAGTCAAAACTGATGTTTTGGGAAAAAAACATATCATTAAAAAAGAGGGTGACGAACCAAAACTCAAATTTTAA
- the rplS gene encoding 50S ribosomal protein L19, with the protein MNPLIQSLTEGQLRTDIPSFRPGDTVRVHAKVVEGNRERIQIFEGVVIARKGAGISENYTVRKISNGVGVERIFPIHTPRVEKIEVVRYGKVRRAKLYYLRALQGKAARIKEIRR; encoded by the coding sequence ATGAATCCATTAATCCAAAGCTTGACTGAAGGTCAACTTCGTACAGATATCCCATCATTCCGTCCTGGTGACACTGTTCGTGTACATGCGAAAGTTGTCGAAGGTAACCGTGAACGTATCCAGATTTTTGAAGGTGTTGTTATCGCACGTAAAGGTGCTGGCATCTCAGAAAACTACACAGTTCGTAAAATCTCTAACGGTGTAGGTGTTGAGCGTATCTTCCCAATCCACACTCCACGTGTTGAAAAGATCGAAGTTGTTCGTTACGGTAAAGTACGTCGTGCGAAATTGTACTACTTGCGTGCTCTTCAAGGTAAAGCAGCTCGTATCAAAGAAATCCGTCGTTAA
- the crcB gene encoding fluoride efflux transporter CrcB, translating into MVIVYLAIACGFGALVRYFFSHYNQASKLPLGTLIANLLGCFLIGLLYNHVESKEVYTILATGFCGGLTTFSTLNDELQKLLSDKKVFYSYFLLTYLGGFLAIFLGILL; encoded by the coding sequence ATGGTAATCGTTTATCTTGCAATCGCCTGCGGGTTTGGAGCCTTGGTTCGTTATTTCTTTTCCCACTATAATCAAGCTTCTAAATTGCCTTTAGGAACTCTCATAGCCAATCTTCTCGGTTGTTTTTTGATTGGCTTGCTCTACAACCATGTGGAGTCCAAGGAAGTTTATACTATCCTAGCGACAGGTTTCTGTGGCGGGTTGACTACCTTTTCAACTCTGAATGATGAGCTGCAAAAACTGTTAAGTGACAAGAAGGTATTTTATAGTTATTTCCTCTTAACTTACTTAGGCGGGTTTCTAGCGATTTTTTTAGGAATTCTGCTATAA
- the crcB gene encoding fluoride efflux transporter CrcB, translating to MKKEQFYPLGIFLAAMLGGLVRYFVSSQLPASPEFPWGTLLVNYLGIFCLVYLVKGYLAHKGTSKGLVLALGTGFCGGLTTFSSLLLDAMKLLDTGRYLSLVIYLLLSIGGGLLLAYVLGRKKW from the coding sequence ATGAAAAAAGAACAATTTTATCCGCTAGGGATTTTTCTGGCTGCAATGTTGGGTGGCCTTGTCCGCTACTTTGTATCTAGTCAGTTGCCAGCCAGTCCTGAATTTCCTTGGGGAACCCTTCTCGTCAATTACCTGGGAATATTCTGCCTGGTCTATCTGGTAAAAGGCTATCTGGCCCATAAGGGAACTAGTAAAGGCTTGGTTTTGGCGCTGGGGACGGGTTTTTGCGGAGGTTTAACAACCTTTTCTAGTCTACTCTTGGATGCTATGAAATTGCTCGATACTGGGCGTTATCTTAGCTTAGTCATCTATCTGCTTTTGAGTATTGGAGGAGGTCTGCTCTTGGCTTATGTTCTAGGGAGGAAGAAATGGTAA
- a CDS encoding chorismate mutase: MDLDIIRQEIDQIDNQIVKLLEERMHLVEGVVAYKKSSGKPILDTKREEVIFEKVKNRVEDKRYQETIVATFSDILKRSRDYQDQNIK; this comes from the coding sequence ATGGATTTAGATATTATTCGGCAAGAAATTGATCAAATCGACAATCAAATCGTCAAGCTCCTAGAAGAACGGATGCATTTGGTTGAGGGGGTTGTCGCTTATAAGAAATCCTCAGGGAAACCTATTTTAGATACTAAGAGAGAAGAAGTTATTTTTGAGAAAGTCAAAAATCGAGTAGAAGATAAGCGCTATCAGGAGACCATTGTTGCAACTTTTTCAGACATACTCAAACGTTCGCGTGATTATCAGGATCAAAACATTAAATGA
- a CDS encoding flavodoxin, with protein sequence MALAKIVFASMTGNTEEIADIVADKLRDLGLDVDVDECTTVDASDFLEADIAIVATYTYGDGELPDEMMDFYEDLADLNLNGKIYGVVGSGDTFYDEFCKAVDDFDRVFVATGAEKGSECVKVDLSAEEEDIERLEQFAEELAAKVG encoded by the coding sequence ATGGCATTAGCAAAAATTGTATTTGCCAGTATGACCGGTAATACCGAAGAAATTGCAGATATTGTAGCAGACAAATTGCGTGACTTGGGCTTGGATGTCGATGTGGATGAATGTACGACTGTTGACGCTTCAGACTTCTTGGAGGCAGATATTGCAATCGTTGCGACTTATACTTATGGAGACGGAGAATTGCCAGATGAGATGATGGACTTCTACGAAGACCTAGCAGATCTCAACTTGAATGGCAAAATCTACGGAGTGGTCGGTTCAGGAGACACCTTCTACGACGAATTCTGTAAGGCTGTTGATGACTTTGATCGCGTTTTTGTAGCGACAGGAGCAGAAAAAGGTTCGGAGTGTGTTAAAGTAGACCTTTCTGCCGAAGAAGAAGACATCGAACGTTTGGAACAATTCGCAGAAGAATTGGCTGCAAAAGTAGGATAA
- a CDS encoding DHH family phosphoesterase has protein sequence MEICQQILEKIKEYDTIIIHRHMKPDPDALGSQVGLKALLTHHFPEKTIKVVGFNEPTLTWMAEMDTVQDSDYKGALAIICDTANRPRIDDKRYEQAAFTIKIDHHPNDDIYGDLSWVDTSSSSASEMIALFAQENQLALSSEAARLLYAGIVGDTGRFLYPSTSARTFRIAGQLREIDFDFAGLSRQMDTMSFKIAKLQGYVYDHLEVDENGAARVLLTQDILEKYKVTDAETAAIVGAPGRIDTVKAWAIFVEQADGHFRVRMRSKITPINEIAKEHDGGGHPLASGANSYSLEENEQIYKELKEALQIHQG, from the coding sequence ATGGAAATTTGCCAGCAAATTTTAGAGAAAATCAAAGAATACGATACCATTATCATTCACCGTCATATGAAACCAGATCCTGATGCCTTAGGGAGTCAAGTGGGCTTGAAAGCTCTTCTTACACACCATTTTCCAGAAAAGACCATCAAAGTCGTCGGTTTTAACGAACCAACTCTAACCTGGATGGCGGAAATGGATACTGTCCAAGACAGTGACTACAAAGGAGCTCTTGCTATTATTTGTGATACAGCGAATCGCCCTCGTATCGATGATAAACGCTACGAACAAGCTGCTTTTACCATCAAAATCGATCATCATCCAAATGATGATATCTATGGTGACCTATCATGGGTGGATACAAGTTCAAGCAGTGCCAGTGAGATGATTGCATTATTTGCTCAAGAAAATCAGCTAGCTTTGTCTAGTGAAGCGGCACGACTTCTCTATGCAGGAATTGTCGGGGACACAGGGCGTTTTCTCTACCCGTCAACTAGTGCCCGTACCTTTAGAATAGCTGGCCAGCTCCGAGAAATTGATTTTGACTTTGCTGGATTGTCTCGTCAAATGGATACCATGAGCTTCAAGATTGCAAAATTGCAAGGGTATGTTTATGATCACTTAGAAGTTGATGAGAATGGGGCTGCACGCGTTCTGCTTACTCAAGACATCTTGGAAAAATATAAGGTTACGGATGCTGAAACAGCAGCGATTGTTGGGGCACCTGGTCGAATTGATACTGTTAAAGCTTGGGCTATCTTTGTTGAGCAAGCTGATGGCCACTTCCGTGTTCGAATGCGCAGCAAAATCACCCCTATCAATGAAATTGCCAAAGAACACGACGGAGGAGGACATCCATTAGCTAGTGGCGCCAATTCCTATAGTCTAGAAGAAAACGAACAAATATATAAAGAACTGAAAGAGGCTCTACAGATTCACCAAGGCTAA
- a CDS encoding lantibiotic ABC transporter permease produces MEKNRLYILISAGVAILGSLLPWASLNAGSFGSYSVNGYQGDGWFVIIAAIVSIVLACLNNMNKAMSKGFSIGVIVAGAIATLVTLNSLFNVNKYMSNFGGYGISIGFGLILAILASIALVVTGLLAMSGGKITKESFTELAESGKDFAQTVGRVTSSTVKTAVEEIKKESQERKKEETTAEKTETAKEETEQKEEAKEPAHVEAETENKEPVKEETTESETKTEAEPVAEPTETEAEAEAETVTESKETEPTESEKETESASENVEPVKEPEVKNQQEEKAPKQEN; encoded by the coding sequence ATGGAAAAAAATCGTTTGTATATTCTCATTTCTGCTGGAGTAGCTATTCTTGGTTCACTCTTGCCATGGGCTAGTTTAAATGCAGGTTCTTTTGGGTCCTATAGCGTGAATGGTTACCAAGGTGATGGTTGGTTTGTCATTATCGCGGCTATTGTGTCTATTGTTCTTGCATGCTTGAATAATATGAATAAAGCAATGTCTAAAGGGTTCTCAATTGGTGTCATTGTTGCGGGTGCAATTGCAACTCTCGTCACACTAAATAGTCTCTTTAATGTAAATAAATACATGTCTAACTTTGGTGGATATGGCATTTCAATCGGCTTTGGTTTGATTTTGGCTATTCTTGCTAGCATTGCACTAGTTGTAACTGGTCTCTTGGCAATGTCAGGTGGTAAAATTACAAAAGAGTCATTTACTGAATTAGCTGAGTCTGGTAAAGATTTTGCTCAAACTGTCGGACGTGTAACAAGCTCTACCGTTAAAACTGCGGTCGAAGAAATCAAAAAAGAATCTCAAGAACGTAAAAAAGAAGAAACTACTGCTGAAAAAACAGAGACAGCTAAAGAGGAAACCGAGCAAAAAGAAGAAGCTAAGGAACCAGCTCATGTCGAAGCTGAAACAGAAAACAAAGAACCTGTTAAAGAAGAAACTACAGAATCTGAAACAAAAACAGAAGCTGAGCCAGTAGCCGAACCAACAGAAACAGAGGCTGAGGCTGAAGCTGAAACTGTAACAGAATCAAAAGAAACAGAACCTACTGAATCTGAAAAAGAAACTGAATCAGCATCAGAAAACGTAGAACCAGTAAAAGAACCAGAAGTAAAAAATCAACAAGAAGAAAAAGCTCCAAAACAAGAGAACTAA
- a CDS encoding type B 50S ribosomal protein L31, producing the protein MKKDIHPEYRPVVFMDTTTGYKFLSGSTKRSNETVEFEGETYPLIRVEISSDSHPFYTGRQKFTQADGRVDRFNKKYGLK; encoded by the coding sequence ATGAAAAAAGATATCCATCCAGAATATCGCCCAGTTGTCTTCATGGACACAACTACTGGTTACAAATTCCTTAGCGGTTCAACAAAACGCTCTAACGAAACTGTTGAGTTCGAAGGCGAAACTTACCCATTGATCCGTGTGGAAATTTCATCAGACTCACACCCATTCTACACTGGACGTCAAAAGTTCACTCAAGCAGATGGACGCGTGGATCGTTTCAACAAAAAATACGGTCTCAAATAA